DNA from Solanum stenotomum isolate F172 chromosome 3, ASM1918654v1, whole genome shotgun sequence:
aactgAATAAGTTTTGTTGgacatcccaaaatagtataatatagtgaacaagtaaaaatcTGGACGGTGGAAGCAGTAATGTTGATTTAAAAAGAGGATTGCAAAGTAAAGGTGACGTAAGAAGATACATCAGAACGAGACTAACAATACTTTTTAATTATACTAACAAAGGATTAAGGATAGAGAAATATAGATTAAAACACCCAATCCACCTAATAATAGAAAATGATAATCAGCTAATTGATGCTTTAACATGTGCTGGTTGCTTAACTAACCATTCTCAATGATTACATACACAAGCTTGACAACTTatacaaatgattttttttggataaattacATAGTTAATTAAGATAACTCAAtccaaaataatcaaataaaatctgtcaccaattatttataGTAGCAGTGCACATGTAGGAGCTTCATTTCTCAATAGCAAGTAAAAACTAGCCTGGAAAAAAATAGttcttcaattctttttttgGTTACAGACTGGATTGACTAACATTGCCTctttaaaatatattctaagtttttttttttaattttctgtaGTAAGATAGTTGGAAatgcaacaattttttttttcttataaaagcCAGTACTCTTGTTACcttttttaaaatacactacTCACAAAGTCACTTCAATAAGATTCTAGttattctttgttttatttttctcatttttattgAAGTTTTTGAAGAAAGAATGGAGGGTTCGAAGAAGTTTGCTATGGTTTTCACCATTTGCTTAATGGTTCTTTTAGCTTTTGGAAATGTTGGAGTGTTGGCCGCAGAAGCACCAGCACCTTCACCTACTATGGAAAGTGCTGGAGTTACCTTGTTTGTTCCTCTTCTAATGGCTGTCATTGCTTCAATGGCTGCCGTCTTTTTCTAAAGTTTCTGGTTTTTGGCCCCTTCTTtaattcttgtttcttttccGTAATTGTGATCTTGAGATTATTTGTTGGGATCTTGATATCTAATAAGAATTTATATTCATTCTGGAAGAACAGTTTCTGTAGTTTTATACTACTAGTTGTGTACTATGTATCGTTtagtaattaaattttttgttgtgCGATATACCAACCTCATGATTCATCACTCATCTCATAACTTACTCACACACCCTTGTTCTCGGattctgaatatatatatatatattagaagtaGTACTTTGATTTTCATAAAAAGTAAAAGCATTACacatataaaattgaaaaggtAATATTAATCTTCAATCGCAAGACTTGGCCTTCATATACAATTAGTTGAACACAATCGAATCAATGGATGTTTGAGTTCCTCAAGAAAGAGTCTTGTTGGTATATAATTACCACAAGGCATCAATTCTTTAGTTCAGGTTTGTAGCAAATGATTTCTTAAAACAATTGAAACTTTGCGTAATCCATTGTAGTTGCTTTCagttttctaatattttctcCCAACTTGACACATAAACAATTGAATGCCTGAAATTTATCTATTCCATCCAAAATTTGGGCACACAAGTTCAGTTACGCAAAAAACAAAGAAACCTGCTGATAAAAGTAGAGAGAAAGAAGATGCAATGATTACTGATCAAGTAAAGTTTCATCTTTTTTATGAAGATGATCAAGTAAAGTATCATTGCAGCACATTGCAGCAATCTATCCCAAAAATCACATAGTTATATAAGACATTATTTCTGCAATTTAAGGAGACAAGCaacaagaaataagaaataagagaaatagagagagagaaaaaaaacagCGATGGCTGAAGCAGCAGTTTCCTATGTTGCAGAGCGGCTTATTGATCTTCTccagaaaaaaattgttttcctGAAAAACATCCAACAAGGAGTTGAAGCAATACAAGATGAGCTTGTCAGTATGAAGTGTTTCCTGAAAGATGCAGATATGAAGCAAGAGGAAGATGAGGCTGNTAAGTCAAGTAGATTGCTACTTACCAGCCGCCGAAAGGAGGTTGCTTTGCATGCAGATCCCCATGCCACACCCTACAAACTTGAAGTATTGAGCGAAGAGGAGAGCTGggaactctttctcaaaaaagtATTTGCTGTGGATAGAGAGTGTCCACATGACTTGGTGGACGTGGGAAAAGAGATTCTGGAAAAATGTGATGGGTTGCCACTGGCAATCACTGTCATAGGAGGTCTCTTGGCTGGGAAGAAGAAGCAAAGAAGTGAGTGGCAGAGAGTACAGCGAGGCCTCagttcataccttgacaaaactCAAACTTATGGCGTATCAACAATTTTGGCGTTGAGTTATCAGGACTTACCTCCCCATTTAAAATCTTGCTTTCTCCACTTAGGCCTTCTCCAGAAAGGCAAAGACATCCCTGTGAAGCGACTCATGCACATATGGATTGCCCATGGTCTTATTCATCAAAAGGGAGAACAAACATTAGAGGACATTATGGAGGATTATCTTGATGAGCTCATTGGCAGAAATATGCTTCAAGTAATCCTAGTTACAGCAGATGACAGAGTTAAGAGTTGCCGGCTCCATGATCTCCTACGAGACTTTTGTATAATGAAGGCCAAGGAAGAAATGTTTCTGGAGGTAGATAATCCATCTATATCCCTCTCTGGATCTCGGCACCGTGTCCTTTACTCTCCAGTAAAGAGGTACAAATATTTgagaaattcaaaatcatatgTAAGATCTCTTGTATCCTTTGATTCATCTGCTAAACTAGTTAACCTTGATTGTATTTGTACAAGTAGTTTCAAACTTCTCAGAGTGCTATACATAGACTCTCCTGGTTTAAAGGTGATCTCAGATAGTATTGGGAAACTATGTTCCTTGAAGTACTTAGGCATAGGATGGAAGACATGTATTAAGAATTTTCCCCGTTCGATAAGTCGTTTGCAGAACTTGGAAACAATAGATATGCCCATGTCTAGGTTTTATTCTGTGGAAGTTCCTAATGTCTTGTGGAAGTTAGAGAATATACGGCATATACTTGGTTACATAAATTCCTCCAGCCTATTGAAGATTGACCTACCTAACAATCTCCAAACTCTAGGCAGCATACCTGTTCATCACTGGATGCACCATGAAAACCTGACAAGAATGACTCATCTCCAAAAAGTTGGTTTACTCATTGGAAGTGCTGATAACCTAGACATGAATCGATTATGTGATTCACTTGTAGAGCTTGAGAGACTTCAATCCTTGTGCTTGGAAGTAGAGGGTAGCGTGGAAATATCTTTGGTTGCTGGTTTATCTAAGTTGAGTCATGTTGTCAAGCTTAAGTTGAAGGGACCCTTAGGATTAATACCAGTTAATTCTTGCGTATTTCCACCTAAGCTTTGTCAGCTGACTTTGGTGAACTCGAACCTCCATCCAGATTCAATCCAAGTATTGGAGAAGTTAACCAACTTGTCAGTTCTAAAACTAGTTAAAGCCTTTTATCGTTATGATTCGTATCAAGAGTATAGGATAAGAATATCGGAGAATGGGTTTCGTGGACTCAAGTTTCTAAGGATGGATCAACTAATGTATATGGAAGCAATGGATCTAGGGAGAGGTGCAATGGCTGGACTCAAATGCCTGCAAATCTTCAAATGCTACTCGTTGCCGAGTCTCCCAGGAGAGTTGATAGCATTGTCTAACCTTGAGAAGCTGGAGATTCGAGAAATGCCTGAAGCATTTATTGCTAGACTTCAAGTTTCAGAGTTGCACAAACTCCAACACATTCCCAACATTGTGGTTGGACATCCCACTACAGATTCTGAAGAATGGATCCAACAACTGGAGCGTGAAAATATTGATAGAGAGGTCAACAAATATATACAGGCATTTTATAAAGAACGTTTGCGCAACagatttttttcctttgatgTATAAGAATACATTATTATgtatttccttttccttttcttttcatagtcttgatttttatttgtcaaaaaattaataGACAACATATAAATTAATACCAACTcagatttattttcttcttctttccttgTTTTTGTCATTTCGGTTGATCTTTTAGGACTTCATAATTTAAAGAATATTAAGGATAAGTAGAATATCAATACAAACGTAATTaagcaaactataactataaatCTCTAATTAAACCTAATCAAGATTGAGTACCCACAACTATGACATGGTATAGCTCTCACACTATAAAATTGCTCGCCTTTCCTTACAATTAAACAGTCCAACTCTTTTTACCATTGTGTCACTTAAATACTGTTGGGTTCTAaaggtgattagggcgtcatgcggaagcttacaattgcaaatcataagattgataaatcagatatcaaaaacttatactaaaaatcaaaatattattatatcaaaactaatataaagaaaaacattgaaactttagagagaataaatctccctataaacaagactcttaaacgactaTATTGTGGATGCTATTGTCGTttttgttagaagaaacaaacctatatttatagagtcctaaaacttTNATAACTATAAATCTCTAATTAAACCTAATCAAGATTGAGTACCCACAACTATGACATGGTATACCTCTCACACTATAAAATTGCTCGCCTTTCCTTACAATTAAACAGTCCAACTCTTTTTACCATTGTGTCACTTAAATACTGTTGGGTTCTAaaggtgattagggcgtcatgcggaagcttacaattgcaaatcataagattgataaatcagatatcaaaaacttatactaaaaatcaaaatattattatatcaaaactaatataaagaaaaacattgaaactttagagagaataaatctccctataaacaagactcttaaacgactaTATTGTGGATGCTATTGTCGTttttgttagaagaaacaaacctatatttatagagtcctaaaactttttcttagtagaaaaagagtcctaaaaggagagaataaaccaaatatgaaagaatattgtattttcctttcaagaaaagtaaaaacatttatggtaatgttttatcttttctttaaggaaaaataaatcttaaattatggtaaaaaaatcaaggcaaaaccctaacaaatacTTCAACTTAAAAATACGTGATTCAAGTTAGTCTTGACCCTTGAGTGTCTAGATATTCTAAACCATCCAATATATAGAATTTAAGACAGAAATCGTGATTCTCATTTCACACCCTGAACTAACAACTGTGTATGCAATAACCATCAAAGTCAATGGAgttctttttttgtttagaaAATTAACATTCTAGGAGCTTCAATTCTTGATCTTGAGAAACTAGTCTGgaaaaagttcattttcttttttggtttggtACAGACTGGATAGACTAACACTATCTAATATTTTACTTTAGCCAATTTCTACCCCTTCTCtaacactttgtttggatggttgttacatattgtttcataatgtattgtactGTATTGCTTTAGTGAATATAATGTTTGGATGGATTGTATAGTTCGTCAtcgttacataatgtcacacatccataatttgaatgatagaCCTACCAAAAAAGTAGGGTAAGAGGTAGGACTATTGTGAAAAGGTAGGGTAAAGACACGATTACACCAAATTAGTCGTTACACAAAATGGGTCCTTTTGTTGTTATCTAACAATGGATTTAAAtgcaactaattttttttttcttataaaagcCAGTACTCTTGTCACCTTTTTAAAATACACTACTCACAAAGTCACTTCCAATAAGattctactttttctttatttatttttctcaattttattgaatttcttgaagaaaaaatGGAGGGTTCCAAGAAGTTTGTTATGGTTTTCACCATTTGCTTAATGGTTCTTTTAGCTTATGGAAATGTTGGAGTGTTGGCTGCAGAAGCACCAGCACCTTCACCTACTATGGAGAGTGCTGGAGTTACTTTGCTTGTTCCTCTTCTAATGGCTGTCATTGCTTCAATGGCTGCCGTCTTTTTCTGAAGTTTCTGTTTTTTCGCCCCTTCTTaaattcttgtttcttttccaTAATTGTAATCTTGAGATTATTTGTTGGGATCTTGATATCTAATAAGAATTTAATTTCATTCTGAAAGAACAAAACAGGTTTTGTTATTTCTTCTCAGAAATATCTATAGTTTTATACTACTAGTTGTATACTATGTATAGTTGTGCGATATACCAACCTCATGATTCATCACTCATCTCATAACTTACTCACACACCCTTGTTCTCGGattctgtatatatatatatatatatatatatatatatatattactataagtgGGAACATCAcaaatgaaaagttgaaataccaaAATGCCCCTGTAAAATTAAATGACTCTATTACCATTTTTAAGAgtaaaaaaatctgattttccCACTTTTAGTCATCTTTTTTcactaattcttttcattttatttaataagaaGTCCAAAAGTCCATGTCATGTGGGTAACATCTTATAAACAGAAGTTCAAAGATCACAATTGATCTTACAGTCGTTTCTAAGCCAAAATGGTGAGtcttattttgagtttaaacttctttttaatgttttgttcAATTCTTCGAgctttgttcttaaaatttctctattaagaactttttttttttaacttttcacaagagttttaggtatttacaaatgtatatatattcagttttgatatgaaattgttgGAAAATATGGGTACTACAAACAGAGGTTAGAGGATATTTGAAGGAATTGGTTTTCCGATCGAATGAAGGGATTGGTGTACACAAGCGCAAATAAGATTAGATTTGTTGTGCAcatgaaatactttttttttatatcaaattgAAGATCACATGAGGTAAAATAATTTCATAGtttgtattgaaatttttatgaatattttatttctccaaataaattatttttttgtgtacaAAAAATGTGATGAACATATCTTTTGatatctatatttcttgtctaACAGTGATGATTTAATTTTGATGTCGAGCAAGGTTGTTGTATACGGCTACTCTGTGAAGTTCATGATTATTATGATCATATTCTTTCTTCCATTTTGAATCTTCAGGTAattgttgttttaattttaagattgcttctctctttttcttttttttttcttttttgtttttttggtgaAAACGTTTGAGTTCCTATAAcatgaaacttatttttttcatatttgcctTTTTCCATTTATCAGGTacgtttcttttaaatttctcaaCTCTTTAAACATAGGTAGTATGAATACTCTttgcaataataaataaatattatttacaaaacAATAACATGCACTCTTTATACTCTTTATTTACCGATATATAATTCATTCCTTTTTGGATCAAGTTACcgtgaatttttaattttgattttaggaTTAGATTTTTCCCGATTCAAGAATCTCTtaatatactttctaattagTAATTATATTTGGATATTTAATACTACAGAATAGTAGTTATGTAGGAATAAAATGCTAGAGAATTTACATACTCTCAAGAGTATCCaattatgaatatatgttgtaaTCAATATAATGCAATTAGGGAACATTTACTATGATAAATAATACTACTAGATATCCTACATAAAAGTGGCCTTACATATTCCCACGTTATATAAGTAAGATAAGTTACCATTATTGCCATTGGGTTCTtcatgttagaagttttcttccTAATTTGACAATATTCATGAGTTATGCATTTTATTCTCACATCGGTGGTTTTAAAACTGGGAAATTCTTACTTATAAAGTTGAACTGCATACTaaaaaaccacaaaaatattgaaagattTTTTAAATGTTAGTTAAACACTGATCTAACTATAATCTTTTAtgctaaaatatcaatattcGTCCTAACAAAGATTTAAAAAGTTGAACttaaaagaatacaaatacGAGAACCATTCATATGAACTTAATTCATTAAAGAAAGTTATAGTATATCTTTGGGATTAAATCTTACTATTATATAAGAATTCACAATGAATTTGCATTGAGAAACCTTCACATTTGTAAAGTTAGCTCTTTGAATgctatttatacatatacagtATTAAGTAACATTTGTAATATgcgaaaagaaatataattttattatttaaaatactgctttaaagtttaaatgtatttattaaATCACTTTGTTGGACTACACTAAATATTTATCCAAACActttaacataataaaatcataCCACTTTATAGTACTATATAGATATAtcgttgtttttgttgttgtataaattaaaatattttgaaaaatgtattcaAGGTCCTTCAATTTAATAAGCTTTATAATTTAACATTGGCGTTCTCTGTTTTTTACAACTTTGCGATCGAACATCATGTTTGTGGATATAAAAAGTATaacaaacttttattttgttttataacaCTAATATGTTATCAATCGatgtaactttttttaaaaattgtatacTTATTGACATAGGGTTCACGCGCAATGCGCGTGTCCAGAAACTAGTATCTAAATAAATGTCAACATTCCAAATATTCCTGAAGGATTGTGATTAGAAAGCCACATCATTAGCTTTTTAAGCCCTAAGGTTGTGAACTGATACCAAATCTCACTGACAAGTCTCATGTATGTTGCAGAGCAGAactacattttttaaaagaaaacactAGCCAGTAGTTTCATCAATTATCACAATGTAGTTTTAAACCTGGGGTTAAGGAAGGGAGAGGGAATGGGTAATAAGCATACAGTTTTAGACTTTTAGCAGCCATATAGAGGTTAGGACAGTTCTAcagaagatttttttaaaaaggtaaagGAATACAGAGGAAGAGGAGGTCTATTTACTAATTAACCTCTCCAGTGACgataaaacaagaatatgatAGAGTGACCTCTTTTTGCCGCATTGTTATCTGAAGTTATTGAGAAATGCCCTCTATTATGGCATGATCTCTAGTCTCTCATTGtgtctcttttctttctcaaagGTACATTATTTAATTCCCCACTTTTCCTTCACAAGCCAAGGACGGTGGTACAACTTCATTATCGGGCTAGTCATAGTGATCTACAAGGCACCCGATAAGCCGGTATTCAGTGTATAGCAGCATCAATCAGTTAAAACCATAATGTTTCAAGTAAGTAGCTCCTCCTGGGCTCTGTGTACATAGTTTCTTCCAGTCTCACTAGTTCCACAAGAATCTAGcacaatcatatttttttttcccacAAGAATCGAGCacaatcatatttttcttccaaTTATCCCTTCTCTGCCTTATATCTTTCAGTATTCATTTCTGGAAGGGTCTTATGGAACAGACTGAATGGTTGTAGTGGATCCTCCAAATTCCAAATGTAGCATATTATACATTAGTTTGGTGTTTGTCAGGAGCTTATGTAAATTTTTTCATGGTTTTTAGTTCTACATACCCATCTTAGAGAGGACATCCAATGTTGTATCTCTTTCCCAACTCCCCACtcttaaaaagagaaaatgaagtCAAATGATATCAAGCAAAATATAAAATCTCGCATTATAAAGTTTCGAGCTCAACAAAAAAGCGGCTTTAAACCTCTACCAGCAGAGTCATTAATGGTTGGGCAGGTTTCCATGTCAAAACTCAAGGAAATCCAAAGAAACTTACCAAGACACACTTTAAAGAGACCAACCATCTGAAGTTGCTATGCCTATACAACAATAAGCAAAAAGTCGGCTGAGGTTACGAAGTCATTTAACCGTATACCATACAAACTACAAAGGGAAAGGCATCAATACAGAGTCACATCAGCTGTGTGTAAGGAACGGAGTCATAAACTATGGACCAAGACTACAGTAAGGAACATAGAAAGTAGTTGTTTCAGCTTCAGCCACTCGAATTTTCGATATTCCTTCTTATTTCTCATCAAAGAAATGGCATCTTCTTCTAAGAAGTCTAGTTACTCTTAGCATGGATTCCACTTCATAGGTACCGTTCACCTCACATGAAGGCTCGCTCAGAACACATACCAAGCTTTTATTagaaaggaacaaaacaaagaAGAGTGCTCAACTCCCTAAGAGAAGGATCTACTTGAGTCTTGATTAGACTATAACAAGATTTCCTGCAATTATCAGCTAAGGGCTCCACTCACTATTATATACAGAATCAAATAGCAGAGTAAATGCAGCTAGTTGGATCTTGCAACATTCTGTAAGTAACAAACACCCTAGTCCTCATGGTGGTAAACGCAACAGCCTCTCGCCAAAAGAAATAGGAATCTTTTGTATCTTCATTCTCCAATTACCTTTGCCCACCCTTTAGAATTAGTGGTGTAACCCACCATGTTTCAGAAACAATTTATTTTGtacttcaaaattttgattgaTATATTAACCTTTTATTGAGTCATGAAAAGTGAAAACCTGGAAAATTATACCTAGTACGGTTAGTACATAGTCCTGCCTGTTTGAACTAAAGACATTGGTGTATCTTTAAGGCTAACTCTTTTTGCTTTTATTCTTTAGCACAATGGTTCTTCATGTTTCCGTTGCCAGAAAAAGATTACGCTGATTTTCTACCTAGTTCATCTTACCAAATATAACATTTTTGGCAATTACgtatcatgttatgaatgagaAATAAAACAACAGTGAACATTAATTTGTACATGGAAGTGCTAAAACTTGAGGAAATAAGAAAGGCAGGCCAAGTTTGTCATACTGATCACATCTGAAGTATCTATTAGGATTTGTTATTATATAAGAAACAACAAGAGAAAAGAGGAATAGCAGAAAGGCAGGCACCTATGATGGTTCCATGAAGTACTCCAGACAAAGGGGgcatttttgaaatttcaagcTGCTctttgagaaataaataaacGTGACCAACAATCtcgtcatccaaattttcaccaagtgaAAAGATGTGTTTGCTGACATACAATGCAGTATATCTCCTGAAAATGTCATTCGTAAGTCAAAGATTGATTTATCAAATTTACTTGAGAGTTCAGTGCACAGGTGTAGGTTTGAAGCTTAAATTGATCTTCTATATTGTGTTTTGGATATACATATAAAGGCAAAAAATAGTGTAAAAGAGGTACCTTTTGGTCAAGCCTTGAGGAATAGGGCCTGGCCATGTGTTTCTGTTAAGGTGGGGAGGAGCAGCGAGAGGAAAAGTGGTGAGAAGAGCAGCATTCCAGAGCAAGTCTTGGCGAAAGAGATGAGCCCATTGCTTGTTAACACAAGAGAGAGTTCCCCAGTCAGAGATACGGAGGCGAATGAAAATTTCAATAAGGAGATGATCTGGAAGCTTGGCAAAAGCAGAAGAGAGAGGGAGATGGTTGTTCTTCTCTTGGTTTGACATGACCTGTTTGATTGATAGCTAATCAAACAATGGTGGTTTGTAGAGTGAACAAGCAACAACGATATATGCCCTTTCCCCCTTTCATTTTCgctttttaacttctttctgcCTTTTCACTCTACCGATGTTTCTACTTGAGTAACTATTTACCGGAATCAATCGACTTTACATTTGGAAAGCTATATTTTCATTCATCTTAAATAGAAAACGCCATATTTAGGgcgattttgatttgattttatatatcTAGGTTTTGTTTGTTGGATTAGCTCAATTCCTTTTATTTATAGAGTCCCGGCccaaaaaaatactaatatacACTGGGTCAACTATACTACTCAGTCGTATAGCCTATTCTTGAATATCAAAGCTAATCTACAAATCATAGTCATATAGATTTTCTCCTCGTTTCATTTTAGGACGCTGAAACAGAGTACCTACCGGCCACAAAATGCAGTTACGATATTGTATGCTTTAAAATTGGCATCCAATAGAATGGACGTTTAGCCTTGTATACACAGAAGAATTGTTATACATAGATTGGTTGTTGAAACGTACAGATAGATAGATGAATGACCGTTTGGTTTACCTACAAAATTCAGAGCTCCATCTCTTTAAATGTTAACATCATCTATCTCACTCATGGGGATGGGGGAAGGAAGCTAGATAACTCAGAATGGTCACTGGTTATGCAAGTCCGTCGTCGTCACCCCCAACTCCCCGATCCCCAATTCCGGTGAGTGTCGGGCCTGCACATCACCATTACTATTTCTCTTCATCTCCTTCCCCACCATTCTCACCACCCTCTTCCCCTCATCCAGACATCCTCGTCACCCCATTTTCACTACATCACCAACTCCAACTCCAACctcatcatcattatcatagATGCTCCTCCTGCCTTTTACACTTGTAAGCAAACTCCTCTTACTTCTTTTTCCCCACCCACATTTACCATGTACTTTCCTTTAAAACCTAAAATTATTGCTTTTGCCTGCTCTGTCCCACACGCAGGTTGAGATGGTTCCTTCACAGATGCTGCACTTCTTTTTCAACCAGAAAAAGACTCACTACATGACAGAAACAGCACGAGTCAAATGGCTTTATAGGACGGACCCATGATCCTCAGTATATGCATTTTAAGAAACACCCTATGTTACTCTTTCATTTGGATCCCTTCTTATAGTCTCAAATTGAGACACCAACTAGAGCATATAAAAGaatctgtaaaaaaaaagatgtgGAATAGCAAACAAATGCTGATGGCATCATCTTCTGATTTACATTTAGTACTGAATAATGTACAAGGCACGTAATTTTACAATCTTCTTTTAACAAATGTAATGTTCCAACAAAAATTTCCTGCAAGAATCTGGCCTTTGCGTACttttttcaagatcaaacaaagttaggaaatGTTGAGGTTTGGTATACATATCCTTCCTCTTCCTTCTAATCTTAGACACTTCACTGTTGGCCTTGTGGTCTTTGTTGCTGAAAGGAAGGGTGCGTCTGAGGTGCGTTCTGAAGAGGCATCATACCCTGCTGCAGATTCTGTGTATTTTGTGACATGTTTCCAAATGTGCCATGCTGCTGCTGTTGTTGGATTGACATCATACCAGGATTGTTTCCTCCCATATTGAACACTGCAGAGAAAGCACCATCTCTGTTTAGGAACAAATGTTTTGCAACTAGAAACAAGGCGCACTTTTATTTGGTTTACGACATTCTCTCTTCGGGctaagaaatgaagaaaaatccTTATGGACAGAACTATATAAAAGATAAGTATAGGGAGGTGCTTTTACTTTGATCACTCAGGTTTGCAGCAGCAAGATTCCGAGTTCCACCAGACATTCCAAACTGAAAGCAGTCATATGAGGCCATAAAACAATTGGCAACATAATATAAATGAAACTTGCAAAATTAGGTTATTCCCATGCAAATGACTTTCGAAAAAAACAGAATTTTCATATTGGACGTAAAAATGTCATTGAACATGTGGACATACATGCTTAAACATAATTAGTAAACCTCAAGAAATGTAAGTTGAACCAAATTCCTTGGTTACTAATTATGTTTAAGCGTGTATGTCCACATGTTCAAGGACTACATGTAAGTTGTGTCCACATGTTCAAGGACCACATGTAAGTTGTGTCCGCATGTTCACACATATAGCTATAGCCTCCCATCAATTTAAACCAAATTCACAGTCAAGACAGATCTCAAAACAGAAAATATTTGATGTGTATAATGccaataaaatagaaaattt
Protein-coding regions in this window:
- the LOC125857417 gene encoding uncharacterized protein LOC125857417; the encoded protein is MSNQEKNNHLPLSSAFAKLPDHLLIEIFIRLRISDWGTLSCVNKQWAHLFRQDLLWNAALLTTFPLAAPPHLNRNTWPGPIPQGLTKRRYTALYVSKHIFSLGENLDDEIVGHVYLFLKEQLEISKMPPLSGVLHGTIIDQFIACGKSRDMAHELASIIWLAVVDNLEENEQTFNLLKRLASEGDVILPFPYSRSYKVQWRVFERLFTDFRDCLNHEEYCDLLACAKQKFQQVPSAWLGY